The Mycolicibacterium boenickei genome has a segment encoding these proteins:
- a CDS encoding ATP-binding protein, whose amino-acid sequence MASTTARSKTPKPRANNRTRSLANISLTRKEDWNHYVLAPSRTRPDPVTRSQLTGLSDAARTQYNRVRRDWHANLGPFITPQFKTVTEQLWNITDSNLHDGDRVKGAIALDSEPGVGKTTVAQHFGKHFHLDQLKQEGPRTDDGHERWPVCWVSLTGNTTLRDLNRAMLSFYAHPGTDRGTATQYLQRALDCVLNCETRLLVIDDLHFLKWPTAQSIQVSNHFKFIANTFPVTLLFIGVELKKSGLLADRNHSNVVAQTARRTTVIGMDSFPIKEDHERGTWRNLLTTIEARVVLAGAGRGMLADVLPDYLWARTNGYIGSLMTLINRGCSLAIRSGEEVLTEELFDRIRLDAAAEETREENFAAIRTGKLKARMN is encoded by the coding sequence ATGGCTTCTACGACGGCGCGTTCGAAGACGCCTAAACCTCGCGCCAATAACCGCACACGGTCGCTGGCCAACATCAGCCTGACCCGCAAAGAAGACTGGAACCACTATGTGCTGGCCCCCAGCCGCACCCGACCAGATCCAGTCACCCGCAGCCAGCTGACAGGCCTCAGCGACGCCGCCCGCACGCAGTACAACCGGGTACGCCGAGACTGGCACGCCAACCTCGGACCGTTCATCACACCGCAATTCAAGACGGTGACCGAGCAACTGTGGAACATCACCGACAGCAACCTGCACGACGGCGACCGGGTCAAGGGCGCGATCGCTCTCGACTCCGAGCCCGGTGTGGGCAAAACGACCGTCGCTCAGCATTTCGGCAAGCACTTCCACCTGGACCAGCTCAAACAGGAGGGACCACGCACCGACGACGGCCACGAACGCTGGCCGGTGTGCTGGGTGTCGCTGACCGGCAACACCACCCTGCGTGATCTCAATCGAGCCATGCTGTCGTTCTATGCCCACCCTGGCACGGACCGGGGCACCGCCACCCAGTACCTCCAGCGTGCCTTGGATTGCGTGTTGAACTGTGAGACAAGGCTTCTCGTCATCGATGACCTGCATTTTCTGAAGTGGCCGACGGCGCAAAGCATCCAGGTGAGCAATCACTTCAAGTTCATCGCCAACACCTTCCCAGTGACCCTGCTGTTCATCGGTGTCGAACTGAAGAAATCCGGCCTGCTCGCCGACCGCAACCACAGCAATGTCGTCGCCCAGACCGCACGCCGCACCACCGTGATCGGCATGGACTCCTTCCCGATCAAGGAGGACCACGAACGCGGAACCTGGCGCAATCTGCTCACCACCATCGAGGCTCGCGTGGTGCTGGCCGGGGCAGGGCGAGGCATGCTCGCTGACGTACTGCCCGACTACCTCTGGGCCCGAACGAACGGGTATATCGGCTCGCTGATGACGCTGATCAACCGGGGATGCTCCCTGGCAATCCGCAGCGGGGAAGAGGTTCTCACCGAGGAACTGTTCGACAGGATCCGGTTGGACGCCGCGGCCGAGGAGACCCGCGAAGAAAACTTCGCCGCCATCCGCACCGGAAAACTGAAAGCGAGGATGAACTGA
- a CDS encoding TniQ family protein codes for MCAYAQRNDVTWRQMLTATGLHRRPGDMDYIGWACRLHGHEIDALSDATGIESDVLQAMTLDHYAPLGLPIVRRPTRTRRGALNRTTCLKRFCPQCLRENRGRWQLAWSVEWTFACVRHRRLLVDTCPRCLRPPMRPAPLTDKVPNLARCTQSADRHGRTICGADLSAHTPDLASPEVIAAQQVINDVVAGDTAPFTVYDPATVTSAHAVADLRALAGDIAQTRCRRTDATRIASVADSFATAAHVLQAPDISTAAARLREHIASSAVIAVSRRAGLAQDTSTRHALAGAIELGALDTDLPIVDALRYRTCTAAPRTPRRPAAALATLTRALPTLLWPAWATYILDEGHEVDSAQRAALACLAAHVGTDTPTPTIVTMLGNSTADFTELFTAMRALRQRPDRADILNRVIALADQLSSTPTEIDYHRRRRLDYTDLLANIENRHGHRDPLRCIAFEHLSGLPRAYAPWFRDTQSFAQMCRVLESDQTLSEPAVTEGIGEFLQHRRIEEPIIAVPALPRRIAGRCAP; via the coding sequence TTGTGCGCGTACGCGCAGCGCAACGACGTCACCTGGCGCCAGATGCTCACCGCCACGGGACTGCATCGCCGCCCCGGCGACATGGACTACATCGGCTGGGCCTGCCGCCTCCACGGCCACGAGATCGACGCCTTGTCCGACGCGACGGGAATCGAATCCGATGTCTTGCAGGCGATGACTCTCGATCACTACGCCCCGCTGGGGTTACCCATCGTCCGCCGCCCCACCCGCACTCGCCGCGGCGCACTCAACCGGACCACATGCCTGAAACGTTTCTGCCCTCAATGCCTGCGGGAGAACCGGGGCCGATGGCAACTCGCGTGGTCGGTGGAGTGGACGTTCGCCTGTGTACGCCACCGGCGTCTCCTCGTCGATACGTGTCCGCGCTGCCTGCGTCCACCGATGCGTCCCGCGCCGCTGACCGACAAAGTTCCCAATCTCGCCCGCTGCACGCAGTCGGCCGACCGCCATGGGCGCACCATCTGCGGGGCAGACCTGAGCGCCCATACACCCGACCTGGCTTCACCGGAGGTGATCGCCGCCCAACAGGTCATCAACGACGTGGTTGCGGGGGACACCGCCCCATTCACCGTGTACGACCCAGCCACAGTGACGTCCGCGCATGCCGTGGCTGATCTGCGGGCACTAGCCGGCGACATCGCCCAGACACGGTGCCGCCGCACCGACGCCACCCGAATCGCGAGCGTCGCCGACAGCTTCGCCACCGCCGCCCACGTGCTGCAAGCACCCGATATCTCCACCGCCGCAGCAAGACTGCGTGAACATATCGCCTCGTCAGCAGTGATAGCAGTATCGCGTCGTGCAGGGCTGGCGCAAGACACCAGCACCCGCCATGCCCTCGCCGGCGCGATTGAACTGGGTGCGCTCGACACCGACCTACCGATCGTTGACGCGCTGCGCTACCGCACCTGCACCGCAGCGCCCCGTACACCGCGGCGACCGGCGGCCGCGCTTGCCACACTCACGCGCGCACTACCCACCCTGCTGTGGCCGGCATGGGCGACCTACATCCTCGACGAGGGCCATGAAGTCGATAGTGCACAACGTGCAGCACTGGCCTGCCTGGCGGCGCACGTCGGCACCGACACCCCTACACCGACGATCGTCACGATGCTGGGCAATAGCACCGCCGACTTCACCGAACTGTTTACCGCGATGCGGGCCCTTCGCCAACGACCAGACAGGGCGGACATCCTCAACCGGGTCATCGCGCTCGCCGATCAGCTCAGCTCTACACCCACCGAGATCGACTATCACCGCCGCCGCCGACTCGACTACACCGACCTGCTCGCCAACATCGAGAATCGGCACGGACATCGGGATCCGTTGCGATGTATCGCCTTCGAGCATCTGAGCGGGCTACCGCGCGCTTACGCTCCGTGGTTTCGCGACACCCAGAGCTTCGCACAGATGTGCCGCGTGCTCGAGTCAGACCAGACGCTATCCGAGCCAGCGGTGACGGAAGGGATAGGGGAGTTCCTTCAACACCGCAGGATCGAGGAACCGATCATCGCCGTGCCGGCATTGCCGCGACGAATTGCGGGCCGGTGCGCACCTTGA
- a CDS encoding SDR family oxidoreductase — MHYGIEGRSALIVGGSKGIGLEVAKLLAAEGARVAVMARTKTDVDAAVEAVRSEGGTAIGVPAEVSNPQELTDAVHEVTAGHGSPLIVVGQAKYQRPGDFADITDVNVYRESFESHTMSQILLLQAVLPAMKDAGWGRFVHIGSATAKEPAGNIHHVVANTSRPSTIGLLKTVSDEYAQYGITVNTVAPGWIETQNAIDYLQRHLGTSSEEQRRDFMLNQARVPAARMSKPHEIASLIAYLCSEPAGYLTGSWIEVDGGLHRSAF, encoded by the coding sequence ATGCACTACGGAATCGAAGGCCGGTCGGCACTGATCGTCGGCGGCAGCAAGGGAATCGGCCTTGAAGTCGCCAAACTGCTTGCCGCAGAGGGTGCCAGGGTGGCCGTGATGGCCCGAACCAAGACCGACGTCGACGCTGCGGTGGAGGCGGTCCGCAGCGAGGGTGGCACCGCGATCGGCGTCCCTGCCGAAGTGAGCAACCCGCAGGAACTCACCGACGCCGTCCATGAGGTGACAGCTGGACACGGATCGCCGCTCATCGTCGTCGGCCAGGCCAAGTACCAGCGGCCCGGCGACTTCGCCGACATCACCGACGTCAACGTGTACCGCGAGTCGTTCGAGTCGCACACGATGAGCCAGATCCTGCTGCTGCAGGCAGTCCTGCCGGCGATGAAAGACGCCGGCTGGGGCCGATTCGTGCACATCGGCTCGGCCACCGCGAAGGAACCCGCCGGGAACATTCACCATGTGGTGGCGAACACCAGTCGCCCGTCTACCATCGGCTTGCTCAAAACCGTGTCTGACGAATATGCCCAGTACGGCATCACGGTCAACACCGTCGCGCCGGGGTGGATCGAGACGCAGAACGCGATCGACTATCTGCAGCGCCACCTCGGCACAAGCTCCGAGGAGCAGCGGCGCGACTTCATGTTGAACCAGGCCCGCGTGCCTGCCGCCCGCATGAGCAAACCACACGAGATCGCCTCGCTCATCGCCTATCTGTGCTCGGAACCTGCCGGATACCTCACCGGTAGCTGGATCGAAGTCGACGGCGGCCTGCATCGGTCGGCGTTTTAG
- a CDS encoding TniQ family protein: protein MAVRAGRLRTFPLRVQPLPGEAIDSWLEAVARAHGATFGSVLDQCGIDTRSLNRKPWQQIFSTPSPTMISDIAYTAGMSADVVRATTSSSVGGDSVLNRYRWGWRCSSRACPRCLAETGGRWYLNWRHNLCFICAKHNCVLIDMCASCGRPWRTRQHHVGLIPRESCCANPPNGAGPGTGAMCGAYLPALEPIVLPDGHSATRAQRLIADLTADEHVPLGLYSAPVRSGKVLEDMRVLARWMLRAAELTALDRVLSTVDAVVLGANAAPSVTDPDRFAQRSGIHPVAIDMAIGYTLALEVLDSPTPRAAHELLALVMAEVRPEWALRLVRGRGRKDVSEDVSVVLMSAFNSVFRGRPASVCHS, encoded by the coding sequence ATGGCGGTGCGTGCGGGACGGCTTCGTACATTTCCCCTACGAGTCCAGCCTTTGCCCGGTGAAGCGATCGACTCATGGCTAGAAGCAGTCGCTCGCGCCCACGGCGCGACCTTCGGGAGCGTGCTTGATCAGTGTGGAATCGATACGCGCAGTTTGAATCGCAAGCCATGGCAACAGATTTTCTCAACTCCGTCACCGACCATGATCAGCGACATTGCTTACACAGCCGGCATGTCTGCCGACGTTGTGCGTGCGACAACGTCATCCTCGGTTGGTGGGGACTCGGTGCTGAACCGCTATCGATGGGGTTGGCGGTGCAGCAGCCGGGCATGTCCGCGCTGCTTGGCTGAGACAGGTGGCCGGTGGTATCTGAACTGGCGACACAATCTGTGTTTCATTTGCGCCAAGCACAACTGCGTGCTGATCGACATGTGTGCGTCGTGCGGTCGTCCGTGGCGGACACGGCAACACCACGTCGGCCTGATACCGCGGGAGAGTTGTTGCGCGAATCCGCCGAATGGTGCAGGGCCGGGGACGGGCGCCATGTGCGGCGCGTATCTGCCTGCGTTAGAGCCGATAGTCCTTCCCGATGGTCATTCGGCAACTCGCGCCCAGCGGCTCATTGCTGACCTTACTGCGGATGAGCACGTTCCACTGGGCCTGTATAGCGCGCCTGTTCGCTCAGGCAAGGTACTCGAGGATATGAGGGTGCTGGCTCGATGGATGCTTCGTGCTGCCGAACTCACGGCCCTCGACCGGGTTTTGTCCACCGTCGACGCTGTAGTGCTGGGCGCGAATGCTGCACCATCAGTGACCGATCCTGATCGATTCGCTCAGCGTTCCGGTATCCACCCGGTAGCGATTGACATGGCGATCGGCTACACCCTCGCGCTGGAGGTGCTTGACAGCCCCACTCCACGTGCGGCGCACGAACTATTGGCCCTGGTCATGGCTGAGGTGCGACCTGAATGGGCTCTGCGTCTGGTGAGGGGCCGCGGACGAAAGGACGTAAGCGAGGATGTGTCTGTTGTGCTCATGTCAGCCTTTAACAGCGTCTTCAGAGGCCGGCCCGCCTCGGTCTGCCACAGCTGA
- a CDS encoding cysteine hydrolase: MSTPLFDPSSVAVVCVECQNGVLGPDSVLPALATDSTDLVGNIRRLLDSAREFGVRVVHATFEGNLGGRPTGTARLWRALGPATADWKPGASVTSVVSELLAPTDLVLPRHHGLFPTSGSELLPVLKGLGVTTIVLTGVSLNLAITHTAGDATQAGFHLVVPRDAVGGTPASYAQQVLDNTIAVLGRLTTVDQLIQEWSGSDRIEP, encoded by the coding sequence ATGTCTACACCTCTCTTCGATCCCAGTAGCGTCGCCGTCGTTTGTGTGGAATGCCAGAACGGTGTGCTCGGCCCCGATTCGGTGTTGCCCGCGCTGGCCACCGACTCCACGGACCTGGTGGGAAACATACGTCGATTGCTCGACAGCGCACGCGAATTCGGCGTGCGGGTGGTACATGCCACTTTTGAGGGAAACCTGGGTGGCCGACCGACCGGAACCGCACGGCTGTGGCGCGCTTTGGGACCCGCCACAGCCGACTGGAAGCCAGGGGCCTCCGTCACGTCGGTGGTTTCCGAACTGTTGGCCCCTACTGACTTGGTGCTGCCACGGCACCACGGGTTGTTCCCGACGTCGGGCTCGGAGCTGCTGCCCGTGCTGAAGGGCCTTGGTGTGACGACCATCGTGCTTACCGGAGTCTCCCTGAACCTGGCGATCACGCACACAGCCGGAGACGCGACCCAGGCCGGGTTTCACCTCGTGGTCCCACGCGACGCGGTCGGCGGTACGCCCGCCAGCTACGCACAGCAGGTGCTGGACAACACCATTGCCGTCCTCGGCCGGCTGACCACCGTCGATCAGTTGATCCAGGAATGGTCCGGATCAGATCGGATCGAACCCTGA
- a CDS encoding TnsA-like heteromeric transposase endonuclease subunit has translation MMRTAVAADEPSVTNPTVAVRTDDGQAHECSVRNASDQLLRGAQPWRTFRWYFGQRHYSGNYWTATAQQPLIYESLLEKANLLLADFDRDITHIVSQPFLMRAEVNGKVRRHVPDFLFFRRDSVSVVNVKPSTQLDNPKVVDTFAWVRRVVEDRGWSFEIASEPDRIRLANVRFLRGFCKPTGISTEILHDLRTRALIGRTLAESVALIDAPAPCVRAALFHMLWHHELSVDLTRMLSSDTVLEVMK, from the coding sequence ATGATGCGCACCGCGGTCGCCGCCGACGAACCGTCAGTCACGAATCCGACGGTCGCGGTACGCACAGACGACGGTCAAGCACACGAATGCAGTGTGCGCAACGCATCGGATCAACTCTTGCGTGGCGCGCAACCATGGCGGACGTTCCGTTGGTACTTCGGTCAGCGCCACTATTCGGGGAACTACTGGACGGCAACTGCCCAGCAACCACTGATCTACGAGTCGCTTCTAGAGAAGGCGAACTTGCTCCTGGCCGACTTCGATCGCGACATCACCCACATTGTGTCGCAACCGTTCCTAATGCGAGCGGAGGTCAACGGCAAGGTACGCCGGCACGTTCCGGACTTTCTGTTTTTCCGGCGAGACAGTGTTTCCGTGGTGAACGTCAAACCGTCGACGCAACTGGACAATCCGAAGGTCGTGGACACGTTCGCGTGGGTGCGGCGGGTGGTGGAGGATCGCGGCTGGTCCTTCGAGATCGCGTCCGAACCGGACCGCATCCGCCTGGCCAACGTGCGCTTCCTACGTGGCTTTTGTAAACCAACGGGCATCTCTACCGAGATCCTGCACGACCTTCGCACCAGGGCGCTCATCGGGCGCACCCTCGCCGAGTCGGTAGCTCTCATCGACGCCCCAGCGCCTTGCGTGCGGGCCGCCCTGTTTCACATGCTCTGGCACCACGAGCTGTCAGTCGATCTGACACGCATGTTGTCGTCAGACACTGTTCTGGAGGTTATGAAATGA
- a CDS encoding DUF305 domain-containing protein yields the protein MRRTSFRSLAGLSAVAATLFLGACSGPTPDEKPPSTSEAPVITGEPAGSNDEDTAFADSIIANHQQAIQVSGLVADRSTNSDLIEFAADIASSRRPDIELMKALLVQWNADSTTPPDPGSPGPTAPGAIDEAALARLQGSSGRDFDVLWLQSMIAHGQRAIQIANAEIANGVNVDAVGFAKQIVGKRQAEIDRMQQMLAGGG from the coding sequence ATGAGGCGCACTTCCTTCCGATCGCTGGCCGGTCTCAGCGCCGTGGCCGCGACGTTGTTCCTGGGGGCTTGTAGCGGCCCGACTCCAGATGAGAAGCCGCCATCGACATCGGAAGCGCCCGTCATCACCGGCGAACCGGCGGGATCAAATGATGAAGATACTGCTTTTGCGGACAGCATTATCGCCAATCATCAGCAGGCTATTCAGGTTTCAGGACTGGTAGCTGACCGCTCGACCAACTCGGACCTCATCGAATTTGCGGCAGACATCGCATCGTCACGGCGGCCTGACATCGAGCTGATGAAAGCACTACTCGTCCAATGGAACGCGGATTCCACCACGCCGCCCGATCCTGGCAGCCCTGGCCCGACTGCTCCGGGTGCTATCGACGAAGCGGCTTTGGCCCGGCTGCAAGGATCGAGCGGCCGGGACTTTGACGTTCTGTGGCTTCAGTCGATGATTGCCCACGGCCAGAGGGCCATTCAGATTGCCAACGCCGAGATTGCCAACGGGGTAAACGTCGATGCCGTCGGGTTTGCGAAGCAGATCGTTGGAAAACGGCAGGCGGAGATCGACCGGATGCAACAGATGCTCGCGGGTGGAGGATAG
- a CDS encoding DDE-type integrase/transposase/recombinase: MNDPYIPIRVGTRFSCDGSLWEVIEIDSKYGGHVTAANGAYVRTMTMSELLHDIRHRFIPLDPQRAPDRLDETCALILAQLSAKELEEVQVRAGHVREVLTGYKSGSAELARSNEPEPQYEPTLPLEARYAAKAVELRVNVRSVKRWVAEFRKYGEAGLKVSREYKEPQVDPRWATEALAVMASYVTASRPSRSAVIRKTNRNCTERFGDGEVPTPSRATAYRTLSLLDRQQSLFRLSTQRIRDIDQRPARPYRNLPCTRPGEYVYLDTTPLDVFAMDPVTLRWLPVHLTVAMDRYTRCIIALVLTAGDAKAVDIASVLYECMRPRPAPEHWPAYASWPEHGVPRCILIDPAAIEEPRSARRKKTERRASGPAVVPETIIVDHGKIYMAEHVSSACARLWISIQPARIREPRDKAPVERFFRTIREDLVQHLDGYKGPDVYSRGLDVENRAFYYVDELEQVIREWVATVYHHRPHEGLIEPGVPNAAFTPTQMYHHGLARGGYIEAPRDPYLALEFLKVVPRTIQQYGVDVNKRVYRGEIATKLYGKPSPYTGKFKDKWPVYLDPYDIRRAYMRDPEDHSWQTLTWQYAEMLDQPLAEEALEFARKLAAKRHRFVDDKLALEELLTRWEVGSKSTVAERRLAINMARQDRRLLSADVPKTDAETAAALASTAHAVRQQQQPSPEPETGDDDLPEELNNDYTGGEDDGFYDGAFEDA, encoded by the coding sequence ATGAACGATCCCTATATCCCCATTCGAGTGGGTACCCGCTTTAGCTGTGACGGTTCCCTGTGGGAAGTCATCGAGATCGACTCAAAGTACGGGGGACACGTCACCGCCGCCAATGGTGCATACGTCCGCACTATGACGATGAGCGAACTGCTGCACGACATACGGCACCGGTTCATCCCCCTCGATCCGCAGCGCGCCCCCGATCGCCTGGATGAAACGTGCGCGTTGATCCTCGCTCAACTGTCGGCCAAGGAGCTGGAAGAGGTTCAGGTCCGGGCCGGCCACGTCCGCGAAGTCCTGACCGGCTATAAGTCCGGTTCTGCAGAACTGGCACGTTCCAACGAACCAGAACCGCAATACGAGCCGACCCTGCCGCTGGAGGCTCGCTACGCAGCCAAAGCCGTCGAACTCAGGGTCAACGTCCGTTCGGTGAAACGGTGGGTCGCCGAGTTCCGCAAGTACGGCGAAGCTGGCCTGAAGGTTTCCCGAGAATACAAGGAACCACAGGTTGATCCGCGCTGGGCCACCGAGGCACTGGCAGTCATGGCCAGCTACGTCACTGCCTCGCGCCCCTCACGGTCGGCGGTCATTCGCAAAACCAACCGGAACTGCACAGAGCGATTCGGTGACGGGGAAGTGCCCACACCATCACGAGCGACCGCCTACCGCACCCTGTCCCTGCTGGATCGTCAGCAGTCGTTGTTCCGGTTGAGCACGCAACGCATCCGCGACATCGACCAACGCCCGGCACGCCCCTACAGAAACCTGCCCTGCACCCGACCCGGCGAGTACGTCTACCTCGACACCACCCCGCTCGATGTGTTCGCAATGGACCCGGTCACCCTGCGGTGGCTACCGGTGCACCTGACTGTGGCTATGGACCGCTACACCCGGTGCATCATCGCCCTCGTCCTGACCGCCGGTGACGCCAAAGCCGTCGACATCGCCTCGGTGCTCTATGAATGCATGCGCCCGCGCCCGGCGCCGGAGCATTGGCCGGCGTATGCGAGTTGGCCCGAGCACGGGGTGCCACGATGCATCCTGATCGACCCGGCCGCGATCGAAGAACCCCGCTCGGCGCGGCGTAAGAAGACCGAACGTCGTGCCAGCGGACCGGCCGTAGTGCCGGAGACGATCATCGTCGATCACGGGAAGATCTATATGGCCGAGCATGTGTCCAGTGCATGCGCTCGGTTGTGGATCTCGATTCAGCCGGCCCGCATTCGTGAGCCTCGCGACAAAGCGCCTGTCGAGCGGTTTTTCCGAACTATCCGTGAGGATCTGGTCCAGCATCTCGACGGCTATAAGGGTCCCGACGTGTACTCCCGCGGCCTTGACGTGGAGAACCGGGCGTTTTATTACGTCGACGAGCTTGAGCAGGTCATCCGCGAATGGGTGGCCACGGTGTACCACCACCGCCCGCACGAAGGACTGATCGAACCCGGGGTGCCCAACGCTGCGTTCACCCCAACCCAGATGTATCACCACGGTTTGGCCCGCGGCGGCTACATCGAGGCGCCTCGCGACCCGTACCTGGCCCTGGAGTTCCTCAAAGTCGTGCCACGCACCATCCAGCAATACGGCGTCGACGTGAACAAACGGGTCTATCGGGGAGAGATCGCCACCAAGCTGTACGGAAAACCCAGCCCGTATACGGGGAAGTTCAAGGACAAGTGGCCGGTCTACCTCGACCCCTACGACATCCGCCGTGCCTACATGCGTGATCCCGAGGACCACAGCTGGCAGACGCTGACATGGCAGTACGCCGAGATGTTGGATCAGCCGCTGGCGGAGGAAGCATTGGAGTTCGCCCGCAAACTCGCCGCCAAACGGCACCGGTTCGTCGACGACAAGCTCGCTCTCGAGGAGCTGCTGACGCGCTGGGAAGTCGGCAGTAAGAGCACCGTCGCCGAGCGCCGTCTCGCAATCAACATGGCTCGCCAGGATCGACGGCTACTGAGCGCTGACGTGCCCAAAACGGATGCGGAAACCGCTGCGGCGCTGGCATCCACCGCGCACGCCGTGCGCCAACAACAGCAGCCGTCACCTGAGCCTGAAACCGGCGACGACGACCTGCCCGAAGAACTCAACAACGACTACACCGGAGGTGAGGACGATGGCTTCTACGACGGCGCGTTCGAAGACGCCTAA
- a CDS encoding cytochrome P450, translated as MAVDRHAGWKTLRDTGRVVFVDGWFYLSHRDDVLAALRKPELFSSKKAFDVLGSPLPLVPISFDPPEHTRFRKMLQPFFSPHTLAEMLPSLQKQAADIIDDVVTKGNCEVVADIAIPYPSQVFLTLFGLPLKDRDRLIAWKDSVIALADSPTLEGADLTPALELFAYLTEAINERRANPGRDILSQVITGEDALDDAEAIGLSYLFVLAGLDTVTAAMTAALLELARNPELRTTLREDPDQMGVFVEEIVRLEPPAPMLPRVTTAEVTIGDITLPPDTRVRLCIGAINRDDSDAISTNDVVMDGKVHRHWGFGGGPHRCLGSHLARMELTLIVGEWLRRIPEFSLEPGYEPQIVFPANTFGIRSLPLRLG; from the coding sequence ATGGCAGTCGACCGCCACGCCGGGTGGAAGACCCTGCGCGACACCGGTCGGGTGGTCTTCGTCGACGGCTGGTTCTACTTGAGCCACCGCGACGACGTGCTGGCCGCGTTGCGGAAACCGGAACTGTTCTCATCGAAGAAGGCTTTCGATGTCCTAGGCAGCCCACTACCTCTGGTGCCGATCTCGTTCGACCCGCCAGAGCACACCCGGTTCCGGAAGATGCTGCAACCGTTCTTCAGCCCGCACACCCTAGCCGAGATGTTGCCCTCGCTGCAGAAGCAGGCGGCCGACATCATCGACGACGTGGTCACGAAGGGCAATTGCGAAGTCGTGGCCGACATCGCAATCCCCTATCCCTCGCAGGTGTTCCTCACGTTATTCGGCCTGCCTCTGAAAGACCGCGACCGACTCATCGCCTGGAAAGACTCGGTTATCGCGCTAGCGGATTCACCGACGCTCGAGGGGGCCGACCTGACCCCTGCCCTCGAACTCTTCGCCTACCTCACCGAGGCGATCAACGAACGGCGTGCGAACCCTGGACGCGACATCCTTTCCCAGGTGATCACCGGCGAGGATGCTCTCGACGACGCCGAGGCCATCGGCCTGAGTTACCTTTTCGTCCTCGCCGGCCTTGACACCGTCACTGCCGCGATGACCGCCGCTCTACTCGAACTAGCCCGCAATCCGGAACTGCGGACCACGCTCCGCGAGGATCCCGACCAGATGGGCGTATTTGTCGAGGAGATCGTCCGATTGGAGCCGCCGGCGCCAATGCTGCCACGAGTAACGACCGCGGAGGTCACCATCGGGGACATCACTCTGCCTCCCGACACCCGGGTGCGGCTGTGCATCGGTGCGATCAACCGCGACGACAGCGACGCGATCTCGACCAATGATGTCGTCATGGATGGAAAGGTGCACCGCCACTGGGGCTTCGGTGGAGGCCCGCATCGCTGCCTCGGTTCGCACCTGGCCCGGATGGAGCTGACGCTCATCGTCGGAGAGTGGCTACGGCGAATCCCCGAATTCTCTCTCGAGCCCGGCTACGAACCGCAGATAGTGTTCCCCGCGAATACCTTTGGGATCCGCAGTTTGCCATTGCGCCTGGGCTGA
- a CDS encoding antitoxin Xre/MbcA/ParS toxin-binding domain-containing protein encodes MADLLVKAADDTARMKTHEVVAYLLERLGRTAVAYMAGSKSLAMPARWASVPGDAGHAEPSPEKARRLKAAHAAFRSIEDAEDDQVARSWLLSANPRLDGRTPAQLVREDQIPAVFRAAGAFLTDTYQS; translated from the coding sequence ATGGCCGATCTGCTGGTCAAGGCTGCTGATGACACCGCCCGGATGAAGACCCATGAGGTGGTCGCTTACTTGCTGGAACGACTTGGGCGCACGGCGGTTGCCTATATGGCCGGGTCGAAGAGTCTTGCGATGCCGGCGCGTTGGGCCTCTGTGCCCGGAGATGCTGGGCATGCGGAGCCGTCGCCGGAGAAGGCACGGCGTCTGAAGGCTGCGCACGCGGCGTTCCGGTCGATCGAGGACGCCGAGGACGATCAGGTGGCGCGTAGCTGGTTGCTGTCGGCGAATCCTCGGCTCGACGGTCGGACCCCGGCGCAGCTTGTCCGTGAGGATCAGATTCCTGCGGTCTTTCGCGCTGCCGGGGCGTTCCTCACCGACACCTACCAGTCCTGA